CTGCGTCCACTGAAAGTCCGCTTACAATACCCCAATCTAAAGGCATAAGAGGGTAGCCAGAAAGCTACCCTCTTATGCCTCCATTTAAACTTCAAATCGAACAATGGAAGTTTCGCATCGCTTTTGTTTGAAGTTTGCTGAATATAGGTTCAAAACTATGAACTATTGGGGACTACTTGACTTTAGGGAATGCATAGTATATACTACAACAGCTCGGCGTTTTACGCTTATGTATTGATTTTTCAACCTTTGTTAAGGAGAATGATATCATGACCAGGCTACAACTCTCTGCACGGAGTAGGCAGAGCCTATTGAAAAGCTATACGAAAAAGCTCCGGCGTGAGGGCAAGATACCTGCTACTGTATACGGCAAGGATTTTGAACCGAAGGCGATAGAGATAGAGAGCGAGGAATTGGAGCAAATTCTCAAATCGCCAGGTGGGCGACTTGCATTAATAGACCTAAAAGTTGATGGCAAAACGTCAAAAGCTCACCCTGTGCTAATTCAAGAGATTCAGAGGAATCCAATTACGAAAAAAATAATCCATGTTGACTTTCACAGAGTTTCGCTGAACGAGCCGGTGCATGCATCAGTACCGCTCGTGCTGGTTGGGGAGGCGCCTGGACAGAGGCAAGGGGGGATTCTTGAGCAATTCGTACGTGAGCTCGAAGTTAAAGCGCTACCTGACCATATACCACCGCACATTGACGTAGACGTATCAAAGCTTGAGCTGGGCGAATCGGTGCACGTGGGCGATCTAGTGGTGCCGGAA
The genomic region above belongs to Armatimonadota bacterium and contains:
- a CDS encoding 50S ribosomal protein L25 translates to MTRLQLSARSRQSLLKSYTKKLRREGKIPATVYGKDFEPKAIEIESEELEQILKSPGGRLALIDLKVDGKTSKAHPVLIQEIQRNPITKKIIHVDFHRVSLNEPVHASVPLVLVGEAPGQRQGGILEQFVRELEVKALPDHIPPHIDVDVSKLELGESVHVGDLVVPEDIEVLGPPSDIVVATVRMPAVRVEEVAPAPEVAEEAPAAPTEEPSEKAKES